The Flavobacterium psychrotrophum region GCCATAGTATTGATTTTTATAAGTTTATATAAAGATACCCTTATAAACATTCAACAATTTGTAGCAAGAAGTTAATAAGTGCTATGGATATGTTAAAGTAACTACCGGTTTGTTTGGGAAAATACATAAGAGGAACGAAACCTTAAATTAGCGTTAATATTGGTTAATCATTTACTAAACAAATAACTTAGCTGATGGATGTACTTTAATTTTATAACATTGCATACTACTTAAACCTATCAAAATGAAAATATACAACATCGGAATTATTGGTTATGGCGGTTTTGGCAGATTCTTACACCATTGGTGGAATGCGCTTGAAGGCGTAGAGGTTGTTGCGATTTCGGGCACTAATCTCGAGGATGCTGAACCCGGGGATGTAAAGCTGTACGATAACTGGGAAGACCTGATTGAAAATGAAGATATAGATATTGTCAGCATAGCGACTCCTCCTTCCCTCCACGTTGAAATGGCCTGTGCAGCGATGCGTCACAATAAACATGTTTTACTTGAAAAGCCGGTTGCGCTGAGCAACGAGGGGGTTGAAGAAATACTCCGGGTACAAAAGGAGACAGGAATGATCATTACGGTAGATCACATGCTGCGTTATGACCCTATTGTCAAGTCGTTAATGCAGTTAAGTAAAGATGAAACCTTTGGGAAGTTGAGGCATGTGGTTGTGAGTAACTACGCGCAGGACGGATCGCTGCCTGCTGAACACTGGTTTTGGGATAAAGCCATTGCAGGCGGGATATTTATAGAACATGCCGTACACTTTTTTGATATTGTAAATGCGCTGACCAACCAGAAAGTAGTCCGTGTTTCCGGCTGCACGCACAACAGGAATGAGCAGCAGGAAGATCAGGTCGCTGCAACGGTACTTTATAACGATGGATTAATAGCGACCCATTACCATTCATTTTCGGGTCCCGGTTTTTTCGAACAGACCACAATACGCCTTACCTACGACCTTGCCAGGATAGAAGTTGAAGGGTGGATCCCGATGGAGGGCAGGTTTCAGGCACTTGTAAATAAATCAGGCAGAGAAAGCCTGAATATCCTGCCCGGACTGAACCTCGATAAATCAACACCAATTTCAGAACTTACCGATATATCACGTCCTGAAGGTTGGGGAAGTTTAGCAGGCGAACCTCAAAATACGGTGCGCTGTGGGGGAATAGATTACGCTGTAGACGATTTGGTAACGGGAACCTTTAAACTACCCCAAACAAAGTCAGAAATATATGGCTCATGTGTACAGCAAATTTTATCGGACGTTATAAAGAAAATCGAAAATCCGGATCACATTCTTAACGTTACACTACAAGACGCGCACGAAAGCCTTAAAATTGCCGTACTGGCCGACCAATCTGCTCATAAGGGAAATAAATAACCTTGAATTGCTGTTTGATAACCAATATCGGGTTACTGATACACTATAATTATTAAATTAAATAGTTTGAAGTTACAACTACCGTACTACCTGAACAGGGAGGTGATTTTTATTGCTAAAGACCTCTTAGGGAAAGTGCTTTTTACACAAATAGATGGGCAAATAACCGCCGGTGTTATAGTAGAAACCGAAGCCTATTATGGCGTAGAAGATAAAGCATCTCACGCTTACGGGGGCCGGCACACGAATCGGACTCAAACATTATACAGCCAGGGCGGAATTGCTTATGTTTATTTATGCTATGGTATCCATTACCTGTTTAATGTTGTAACCTCTGTTAACGGGGAGCCACACGCGGTATTAATCCGGGGTGTTGAACCTCTTATTGGGAAAGATATAATTGAATTGAGAAGAAATATGCCCGCTACAAAAGCTGCTGTTTCAGCAGGTCCCGGCTCAGCTGCAAAAGCACTGGGTATCGACCGCTCGTTTAATGGAAAAGATTTAACCGGCGATGAAGTATGGATCGAAGATCATGGTGTTCGGTATCCGCCCGGCGATATCGTTGCCTGCCCACGCGTAGGTGTCGCCTACGCCCAGGAGCACGCTGATTTGCCATGGCGGTTTTTTGTAAAGGGGAATAAATATGTCAGTAAACCCAATAAAATGTAATTTCATATAAAGCCCGCGAGATAAGGTGCTGTCCTGCTATCCTTAGCCTTAACAATATCGGCTGGTATGCCTGCGGCAACAATAGTACCTCCCCTATCCCCTGCTCCAGGGCCAATGTCGATTACCCAGTCGCTGGCGGCTATAACCTGCATATCATGCTCTACTACTATAACCGTGTTTCCGGCATCTACCAGTCCGTTTAGCTGAATCATTAGTTTTTCAACATCCGATGGGTGCAACCCTGTAGTAGGTTCGTCAAGAATGTATAGGGTATTGCCATATTGCGTGCGCTGTAGTTCGGTAGCCAGTTTAATGCGCTGCGCCTCGCCGCCGGATAATTCGGTTGCCGACTGCCCCAGGCGTAAATAACCCAGCCCTACCTGCCTTAGCACGTCGAGCGCATGGTATATTTGCGGTACTTCGTCAAAAAAAGTACAGGCTGCATCTACCGTCATACCCAATACCTGGGCAATGTTATTGTCTTTATAGGTAACCTCTAAGGTTTTAGGGTTATAGCGGGTGCCATGGCAGGTGGGGCAAGGCGTGTATACACTTGGCAAAAACAATAGCTCTACCATAACAAACCCTTCGCCCTGGCAGTGCGGACAGCGGCCTTTAGCCACATTAAAAGAAAAACGCCCCGCATCATACTTTCTTGACTTAGCCAGTTTTGTACCCGCAAATAACTTGCGTACGTGGTCAAACAATCCGGTATAAGTGGCAAGGTTAGAGCGCGGCGTGCGGCCAATAGGTTTTTGGTCTACCACTACCAGCCTTTTTATATGCTGCATACCATCGGTAATAGTACCACCGGTGGTTTCAACTATGTTTTGTTCTAAAGGGTTTTCGGTTTCATCGGCCTCAACCTCAATTTTAAGCCCTAAATGGTTAGCAACCAACTCTACCAATACCTGGCTTACAAGGCTACTCTTACCCGATCCCGACACCCCGGTTACGCTGGTAAAAACACCTAACGGAAATTGCACACTTACATTAATTAGGTTATTGCGCGATACATCTTGCAGCTGTAGCCAGTTGTTTGCGGTACGTGGCGCAGGCGTGTTTTTAGGCGTATCATCAAAAATATAATGACGCGTAACCGATTCTTTTACCATCTTTAATCCGTCCGGTGGGCCGCTGTATAAAACCTTCCCGCCATTTTCACCGGCAGCAGGGCCCACATCTACAATCCAGTCGGCGTGTTTAATCACATCTATTTCATGTTCTACCACAAAGAGTGAGTTGCCGGAATCTTTCAGTTTATCCAATGCCCGCAACAGTGCTTCGGTATCTGCTGGGTGCAATCCCGCAGAAGGCTCATCTAAAACATACACCACGCCAAACAGGTTGGAGCGCACCTGTGTAGCAAGCCTCAGGCGTTGCAATTCGCCTGGAGAAAGCGTTGGGGTACTGCGTTCTACAGTCAGGTAACCCAAGCCCAGGTCAAGCATGATAGCAAGGCGCGCCACAAGGTCTTCGGCAATGCGCTGGGCAACAATTAGCCTTTCGGGTGAAGCAGAACCAGAATGATTACCGGCTTTTGCAAACGGAGTGAAAATAGCGGCCAATTTTTCCAGTGGCTGGCGTGACATCTCAGTAATATCAAGCCCTGCAAATTTTACAGATAGCGACTCAACCCGCAAACGCTTGCCATGGCACAACGGGCATTCGCTGCTAAGCATAAATTGCGCCGCCCGCTTTTTCATGAGCTGGCTTTGGGTGTTGGCAAAAGTGTGCATTACGTGGCGCTTAACCCCTGTAAAAGTGCCCATATAATCGGGCGGTATTTTATTTCTAATGGCTTTTTGCACCTGCTCGCGGCTAAGCCCCGGGTATACCGGCACTACAGGCTGCTCCTCGGTAAATAAGATCCAGTCGCGTGTTTCTTTGGGAAGGTCGCGCCAGGGCACATCTACATCATAGCCCATTGTTATTAATATATCACGCTGGTTTTGCCCGCCCCATGCGGTAGGCCATGCGGCTATTGCGCGTTCGCGGATGGTAAGCGAATCATCGGGCACCATAGATCTTTCGGTAACCTCATATACCCTGCCCAGGCCGTGGCACTGTGGGCAGGCACCTTCGGGCGTATTGGGAGAAAATGACTCTGCATACAGTATGCCCTGCCCTTTAGGATAGTCACCCGCACGGGAATACAGCATCCTGAGTAAATTAGAAACTGTGGTAACACTTCCTACCGAAGAACGCGTACTGCCGGAGCTGCGTTGCTGCTGCAAGGCAATCGCGGGCGGCAGGCCTTCTATCTCATCCACCTCGGGTATCGACATTTGGTTAAACAACCTGCGGGCATAGGGCGAAACCGATTCCAGATAACGTCTTTGCGCCTCGGCATACAGCGTACCGAAGGCCAGTGATGATTTTCCTGAACCCGATATACCCGTAAAAACTACAAAAGCATTGCGCGGAACGTCAAGGTCAACGTTTTTAAGATTGTGTTCTCTCGCTCCCCTAACTTTTATATACCCTGCAAATTCGTTTTGTGTAAGTCCTTTGTCCATCGTTTATGTAATGTATCGGCCTAAATTTAAAATTAAATAGTGTGACTAAACATTTCGAGGGTAAAGATTTAAATCAGATTTAACGGTATAACTGTAGAAACCATTTCCACCCGTAATTTCTGTCCTACTATTCGTACTTTATGATCTCAAAAGGTTTGACGATTACAGATATTTATTTGTATCTTAAACGCCTCATAATCCGGAGATATAAAACCTTAGCTAAAGTTTTTATAAATACGATACATATTCAAAAACAACCTTTTAATTTTATAGAGGTCATCGGCGGATACGAATAAAATGGATTCTGCCTATTAGGGCCAGACGAGCCGGACAAATCCTGTGGATGTAGTGGTTACAAAACTGAATTTGCATTGTAGCGATATGAAAAAGCGCATTTATAATCAAACATCGCTTTTTGGGCCCCTGTATGCCTACTTAGTAGTGCTGTCTCCACCTGAAAAGGTAAAAGCTGAAATTGCGGCAATTAAGAAAGAACTGAACGCCATCGCTACTATAAGCGATAGAAACCTGCATTCTATTGCCCACATTACACTTACGGATAAGCTTACCGATGATACGGAACTGACAGATACTATAACAGAACTTACTGCCCGGCAAAAGGCTTTTGCAGTTACATTAAATGGATGGGGCTACTTTGACCACGGGCATAGCATTACCATCTATTTAAAAATTACCGATCCCGAACCGATAATAAATATGGCTGAAGCATTAAGGTCTTCCGCCAAAACGCCCCACATTAGCCTGGCT contains the following coding sequences:
- a CDS encoding Gfo/Idh/MocA family protein; this encodes MKIYNIGIIGYGGFGRFLHHWWNALEGVEVVAISGTNLEDAEPGDVKLYDNWEDLIENEDIDIVSIATPPSLHVEMACAAMRHNKHVLLEKPVALSNEGVEEILRVQKETGMIITVDHMLRYDPIVKSLMQLSKDETFGKLRHVVVSNYAQDGSLPAEHWFWDKAIAGGIFIEHAVHFFDIVNALTNQKVVRVSGCTHNRNEQQEDQVAATVLYNDGLIATHYHSFSGPGFFEQTTIRLTYDLARIEVEGWIPMEGRFQALVNKSGRESLNILPGLNLDKSTPISELTDISRPEGWGSLAGEPQNTVRCGGIDYAVDDLVTGTFKLPQTKSEIYGSCVQQILSDVIKKIENPDHILNVTLQDAHESLKIAVLADQSAHKGNK
- a CDS encoding DNA-3-methyladenine glycosylase; translated protein: MKLQLPYYLNREVIFIAKDLLGKVLFTQIDGQITAGVIVETEAYYGVEDKASHAYGGRHTNRTQTLYSQGGIAYVYLCYGIHYLFNVVTSVNGEPHAVLIRGVEPLIGKDIIELRRNMPATKAAVSAGPGSAAKALGIDRSFNGKDLTGDEVWIEDHGVRYPPGDIVACPRVGVAYAQEHADLPWRFFVKGNKYVSKPNKM
- the uvrA gene encoding excinuclease ABC subunit UvrA, with the protein product MDKGLTQNEFAGYIKVRGAREHNLKNVDLDVPRNAFVVFTGISGSGKSSLAFGTLYAEAQRRYLESVSPYARRLFNQMSIPEVDEIEGLPPAIALQQQRSSGSTRSSVGSVTTVSNLLRMLYSRAGDYPKGQGILYAESFSPNTPEGACPQCHGLGRVYEVTERSMVPDDSLTIRERAIAAWPTAWGGQNQRDILITMGYDVDVPWRDLPKETRDWILFTEEQPVVPVYPGLSREQVQKAIRNKIPPDYMGTFTGVKRHVMHTFANTQSQLMKKRAAQFMLSSECPLCHGKRLRVESLSVKFAGLDITEMSRQPLEKLAAIFTPFAKAGNHSGSASPERLIVAQRIAEDLVARLAIMLDLGLGYLTVERSTPTLSPGELQRLRLATQVRSNLFGVVYVLDEPSAGLHPADTEALLRALDKLKDSGNSLFVVEHEIDVIKHADWIVDVGPAAGENGGKVLYSGPPDGLKMVKESVTRHYIFDDTPKNTPAPRTANNWLQLQDVSRNNLINVSVQFPLGVFTSVTGVSGSGKSSLVSQVLVELVANHLGLKIEVEADETENPLEQNIVETTGGTITDGMQHIKRLVVVDQKPIGRTPRSNLATYTGLFDHVRKLFAGTKLAKSRKYDAGRFSFNVAKGRCPHCQGEGFVMVELLFLPSVYTPCPTCHGTRYNPKTLEVTYKDNNIAQVLGMTVDAACTFFDEVPQIYHALDVLRQVGLGYLRLGQSATELSGGEAQRIKLATELQRTQYGNTLYILDEPTTGLHPSDVEKLMIQLNGLVDAGNTVIVVEHDMQVIAASDWVIDIGPGAGDRGGTIVAAGIPADIVKAKDSRTAPYLAGFI
- a CDS encoding 2'-5' RNA ligase family protein, which produces MKKRIYNQTSLFGPLYAYLVVLSPPEKVKAEIAAIKKELNAIATISDRNLHSIAHITLTDKLTDDTELTDTITELTARQKAFAVTLNGWGYFDHGHSITIYLKITDPEPIINMAEALRSSAKTPHISLAKKIPHQTFGKLRPYLDNLNYSAQWMCTEVTVLRKLMSEKHLGFKESFKIPLQL